CTTTCTCGGGTGTGTCTGGCTTAATGATTTTTAAGATAACGCACCACGGCTTCAATTCGTTATATAGCTTTACCAACCCATGCAAACGAAATATACCAGAGGTTGTGAAGTTTGGAGTCTTATAACCAATATCATCACAAGTTATTGACACAAGTTCAGCAGTTGAATTTCCATGTATAGATTCAATACAAGCGTTGATCTGGTCAATCTTATCCTCTATAGGTATGTTGGAATTATTCTTCAATATAATTTCTGAGTGCATTTAATCTATCCCTTTATTTAATTTTTACTTGCATTGATTTTAGATAATGTTTTCTCTACGAATTCACCCATTTCCCACATAGAACCCAATGGTCAAATTCGTCTAATGCACATATACAGTATATTAGACGAAGAGGAGGCCAATCCTGCTCCATCTCCGACAAGATTGCTTCACATGAAAATCAAGCCCTTATAAAAAAGCCAGCGTCATCCCAATGGTTGGATAACGCTGGCTTCTTTTGCCTGTCTTCCGACTAACCTGTTTCACCGCTTCTTCCAGAACAGCTGCAGCGCCATCTTCGCGCACCATAGGGAGAACAGCAGGAACAGCAGCGCCCAGACGAAGGCCGGGAGCACGGTCATGTTAGCCAGGTTGGAGGCGTCGCCCGCTTGCTTGGGCTGGGTCAGCGCCATGGTCAGGAGGGTTAGCGGACCGACTACAGATTCTTCCAGCACGAGAAAGGCGAGCAGCAGGTAGTAGAAATTACGGACCTTCTCGCCAAGGAAATAGAAGATCAGATTCACGATCATAAAAATAATGAGCCACCATAATCCATAGCCGGCGCGTACGAAGAAAATGATCATGATGAGGGCAAGCACGGTAATGGTGATCAGGCCGGTGTCCTGTTTTTTCTTGGCATAGCCGTAGAACATCAGAATGGCGAACAAGGATGCCGACATATAGCCTGCAAGCGAGACCACAATCGGACTCCAGCCACCGGAAGCCAGCATGGA
Above is a window of Paenibacillus sp. FSL K6-1330 DNA encoding:
- a CDS encoding M50 family metallopeptidase codes for the protein MNKWLKALLFLVGAAILTRLIPFSSWFRILDTMIHELGHAVMTLLMSGRVLSIELNPDHSGVTYSMLASGGWSPIVVSLAGYMSASLFAILMFYGYAKKKQDTGLITITVLALIMIIFFVRAGYGLWWLIIFMIVNLIFYFLGEKVRNFYYLLLAFLVLEESVVGPLTLLTMALTQPKQAGDASNLANMTVLPAFVWALLFLLFSLWCAKMALQLFWKKR